Proteins encoded by one window of Methanomicrobiales archaeon:
- the sppA gene encoding signal peptide peptidase SppA has translation MGYLDDQVARIDGGRKKRGSRIPTIVVVAVLLLAAAVGGAVLFAYTQQRSIVVIPLEGEIHTGDFAVSGFVGSEYVGRQLREAADDPLVEGIVLRVNSPGGSPAAAQEIVADMEYARSRKPVVVSMGEVATSAAYYVSAHGDRIYASPDTLTGSIGTTWTFYNISGWLEREGIAVEVVKSGSRKDMTSPYRGLSDEESAYAQALVNESYERFIADILEQRNVSRDLIGDGRVIRGEEALRIGLVDQFGNLYDAIAGARSLAGVRPSSAGPTS, from the coding sequence GTGGGATATCTGGATGATCAGGTTGCGCGGATCGATGGCGGAAGAAAGAAGAGAGGATCGCGGATCCCAACGATCGTCGTCGTGGCAGTTCTCCTGCTTGCAGCAGCCGTCGGTGGCGCCGTCCTCTTCGCCTACACGCAGCAGAGGAGTATCGTCGTGATCCCGCTGGAGGGGGAGATCCACACCGGCGACTTTGCGGTCTCCGGGTTTGTCGGCAGCGAGTACGTGGGACGGCAGCTGCGCGAAGCCGCCGACGATCCGCTGGTCGAGGGGATCGTGCTGCGGGTGAACAGCCCCGGCGGCTCGCCGGCCGCGGCCCAGGAGATCGTGGCGGACATGGAGTACGCCCGCAGCCGCAAACCGGTCGTGGTCTCCATGGGGGAGGTGGCCACCTCGGCGGCATACTACGTCAGCGCCCACGGCGACCGGATCTACGCCAGCCCCGACACCCTGACGGGGAGCATCGGCACCACATGGACCTTCTACAACATCAGCGGCTGGCTGGAGAGAGAGGGAATCGCCGTCGAGGTGGTGAAGTCCGGCAGCCGGAAGGACATGACCTCCCCCTACCGGGGGCTGAGCGACGAGGAGTCCGCCTACGCCCAGGCGCTGGTGAACGAGAGTTACGAACGGTTCATCGCCGATATCCTGGAGCAGCGGAACGTCTCCCGCGACCTGATCGGGGACGGGCGGGTGATACGCGGGGAGGAGGCGCTCCGGATCGGTCTGGTGGACCAGTTCGGGAACCTCTACGATGCCATCGCGGGTGCGAGGAGCCTGGCAGGGGTCAGACCATCGTCAGCGGGTCCGACTTCATGA
- a CDS encoding dihydrofolate reductase family protein produces the protein MAERTRRPYVLMMSEITADGKLTLKRGASSKILMKYMAPETEVLLHQTRAKCDAIMVGSNTIRIDNSYLTVRLVPGKSPMRVIPSSRADIALDANVLNRDAPTLIAVSEDAPADRVEALRERGAEVVVAGRQRVDLPLLMRILYDRFSVRSMMIEGGPTLNWHMLQHRLVDEIRLIHLPFIVGGSDTPSLVGGMHIDSEDEMIRLRLKRYYLCGSNLVTEYEVQYREDSRGISG, from the coding sequence ATGGCAGAGAGGACCAGGCGACCCTACGTTCTGATGATGTCCGAGATAACGGCCGACGGCAAACTCACGCTGAAGCGGGGCGCTTCCAGCAAGATCCTCATGAAATACATGGCGCCGGAGACCGAGGTGCTGCTCCACCAGACGCGTGCGAAGTGCGACGCCATCATGGTGGGATCCAATACCATACGCATCGACAACTCTTATCTGACCGTGCGTCTGGTCCCGGGAAAGAGCCCGATGCGCGTGATCCCGAGCAGCCGCGCCGATATCGCGCTGGACGCCAATGTCCTCAACAGGGATGCCCCCACGCTCATCGCCGTGAGCGAGGATGCCCCCGCCGACCGCGTCGAGGCGCTGCGGGAGCGGGGGGCGGAGGTCGTGGTGGCGGGCAGGCAGCGGGTGGACCTCCCTCTCCTCATGCGAATCCTGTACGACCGCTTCTCCGTCCGCAGCATGATGATCGAGGGCGGACCGACGCTGAACTGGCACATGCTCCAGCACCGCCTGGTGGACGAGATACGCCTGATCCACCTCCCGTTCATCGTCGGGGGATCCGATACGCCCTCACTCGTGGGCGGGATGCACATCGACTCCGAGGACGAGATGATTCGCCTGCGATTGAAGAGGTATTATCTGTGCGGCAGTAATCTGGTGACCGAGTACGAGGTGCAGTACCGGGAGGACTCCCGTGGGATATCTGGATGA
- a CDS encoding CDP-alcohol phosphatidyltransferase family protein encodes MNITALRPKLIQYLEPLSEFFFRAGFTPNQVSLLSLLFGIVCAVLFAERHFVVGSFFLLVSAVLDLVDGSVARKLGRESTFGAVFDWIADKYVDMLILFGIGISGIPIITHLLDLPPIYDFGVVALAIIGSMMNTFIKPVVYAEAGFQERVAGKIEDPLEGIGFFGRPETVLVVGLGALTGLVWISVILVAVGTNLSAIQRIVYLYRRL; translated from the coding sequence ATGAATATCACCGCACTGAGGCCGAAACTCATCCAGTATCTCGAGCCGCTCTCGGAGTTCTTCTTCCGGGCCGGGTTCACCCCCAACCAGGTGTCCCTGCTCTCCCTGCTCTTCGGCATCGTCTGTGCGGTTCTCTTTGCGGAGAGGCACTTTGTCGTCGGCTCGTTCTTCCTGCTCGTATCCGCGGTCCTCGATCTCGTCGACGGCAGCGTCGCCCGGAAGCTGGGGCGGGAGAGCACTTTCGGGGCGGTCTTCGACTGGATAGCGGACAAGTACGTGGACATGCTGATCCTCTTCGGCATCGGCATCTCGGGTATCCCCATAATAACCCATCTCCTCGATCTGCCTCCGATCTACGATTTCGGTGTCGTTGCGCTCGCCATCATCGGTTCGATGATGAACACGTTCATCAAACCCGTGGTCTACGCCGAGGCCGGTTTTCAGGAGCGGGTTGCCGGCAAGATCGAGGATCCCCTGGAAGGGATCGGGTTCTTCGGCCGCCCGGAGACGGTGCTCGTGGTGGGGCTGGGCGCGCTGACGGGCCTCGTCTGGATCTCTGTTATTCTCGTCGCGGTCGGCACCAATCTATCGGCAATCCAGCGGATCGTCTACCTCTACCGGAGGCTGTGA
- the artA gene encoding archaeosortase A, producing MDDPLALLSFVLLLVSCAAFLAFLIPSPYKRHLAIAGWGAMVAFLYSQIPHLIAVENNFLYPIIALLSIPFLYVTVRRIRDGSGAVMQLTTAAAVAFLIYAPFEYIEPLRTWMISALVAQTLWTLDLLQYSAQNPAWNMVTRNGLRIEMILACTGIQSIAIMLGVVGAVRTTLRQKVLAFLLVFPTIYILNTFRNAFVIIAYTEQWFPYLPEIAGNGEFGYESFFWAHNVLSELGALVLLVLIAYGLFAIIPDLGDWAADLVGIYRKDLSEALHLSRGAEELA from the coding sequence ATGGACGATCCCCTGGCACTTCTGTCGTTTGTCCTGCTGCTGGTATCCTGTGCCGCATTCCTGGCGTTTCTCATCCCCTCACCCTACAAACGCCACCTGGCCATCGCCGGCTGGGGTGCCATGGTCGCGTTCCTGTACTCGCAGATTCCGCACCTCATCGCCGTCGAGAACAACTTCCTGTATCCGATCATCGCCCTGCTCTCCATCCCCTTCCTCTACGTCACCGTCCGGCGGATCCGCGACGGCAGCGGGGCGGTCATGCAGCTGACCACCGCCGCCGCCGTGGCATTCCTGATATACGCCCCGTTCGAGTACATCGAACCCCTCCGCACCTGGATGATATCGGCGCTCGTCGCCCAGACCCTCTGGACCCTGGACCTGCTCCAGTATTCGGCCCAGAACCCGGCCTGGAACATGGTGACCCGCAACGGCCTGCGGATCGAGATGATACTGGCCTGCACCGGCATCCAGAGCATCGCGATCATGCTCGGCGTCGTCGGGGCCGTTCGAACCACGCTCCGCCAGAAGGTGCTCGCATTCCTGCTGGTCTTCCCGACCATCTACATCCTCAACACGTTCCGCAACGCATTCGTCATCATCGCCTACACCGAACAGTGGTTCCCCTATCTACCGGAGATCGCTGGTAACGGCGAGTTCGGCTACGAGTCCTTCTTCTGGGCCCACAATGTGCTCTCCGAGCTGGGAGCGCTGGTTCTGCTGGTGCTCATCGCCTACGGGCTCTTTGCCATCATCCCGGATCTCGGGGATTGGGCCGCCGATCTGGTCGGCATCTACCGGAAAGACCTGAGCGAGGCTCTCCACCTCTCGAGGGGCGCGGAGGAGCTGGCCTGA
- a CDS encoding transcription factor S, protein MFCPHCKSLMISSGGQLKCRKCGYIREFDGDGKVRVQSQTEGKEITIIEDKKMATLPTISIRCPKCGHTTAYWWLRQLRAADESEVRFFRCERCEYTWRQYD, encoded by the coding sequence ATGTTTTGCCCCCATTGCAAGAGTTTGATGATCTCCAGCGGCGGCCAGCTGAAGTGCCGGAAGTGCGGCTATATCCGCGAGTTCGACGGAGACGGAAAGGTCAGGGTCCAGTCGCAGACCGAGGGGAAGGAGATCACCATCATCGAAGACAAGAAGATGGCCACGCTCCCGACGATCAGCATCCGCTGCCCCAAGTGCGGCCATACCACGGCTTACTGGTGGCTTCGGCAGCTCCGGGCTGCCGACGAGAGCGAGGTGCGGTTCTTCCGCTGCGAGAGGTGCGAGTACACATGGCGGCAGTACGATTAA